A region from the Hypanus sabinus isolate sHypSab1 unplaced genomic scaffold, sHypSab1.hap1 scaffold_266, whole genome shotgun sequence genome encodes:
- the LOC132388124 gene encoding zinc finger protein 239-like codes for PFTCSDCGKGFTLSTHLLRHHSVHTGERPFTCSDCGKRFTLSSQLKVHQRVHTGERPFTCSDCGKGFTQSSYLQAHQSVHTGERPFACSDCGKGFTSSSQFKVHQRVHTGERPFTCSECGKGFSSSSNLKVHQRVHTGVRPFTCSECGKGFSSSSNLKVHQRVHTGVRPFTCSDCGKGFTQSSNLRSHQRIHTGEKPFICSDCGKGFSSLSNLKVLKASE; via the coding sequence ccgttcacatgctcggactgtgggaagggattcacattgtcaactcacctactgagacaccattcagttcacactggtgagaggccgttcacctgctcagactgtgggaaaagattcactttgtcatctcaacttaaggtacatcagcgggttcacactggggagaggccgttcacttgctcagactgtgggaagggattcactcagtcatcctacctacaagcacaccagtcagttcacactggggagaggccattcgcctgctcggactgtgggaaaggattcacttcatcatctcaatttaaggtacatcagcgagttcacactggggagaggccgttcacctgctcagaatgtgggaaaggattcagttcaTCATCTAACCTCAAagtgcatcagcgagttcacactggggtgaggccgttcacctgctcagaatgtgggaaaggattcagttcaTCATCTAACCTCAAagtgcatcagcgagttcacactggggtgaggccgttcacctgctcagactgtgggaagggattcactcagtcatccaacctacggagtcaccagcgaattcacactggggagaagccgttcatctgctcagactgtgggaaaggattcagttcaTTATCTAACCTTAAg